In the Thermodesulfobacteriota bacterium genome, one interval contains:
- a CDS encoding GAF domain-containing protein, whose translation MKNQNYAELMKKTKKELVDQIELLYRHNFELHSAIEEKERHFESLKHLGAILDDSVFEIFMLDRKTLGFIYANRKARENLGYTAGELAGLTVHDLKKHFGDGELPRMAEPLIGEQTDKIEYTAYHARKDGTLYPVEVHLQNSTFNKAPVLVALILDITKRTRTEERLKETLSQLSKINRYETVIGIVTRTVHNSVNLKTVLENSVQAIYQNMDVAKYVAIFLVEGTEAVLHAQRGLPEWFAGRVARIQYPAGTTWRTIIQGKTEYVPDTEAGEHLGRAGLELGIRSYVSIPLKNDGKVVGVINIFTDVKNSFRADELRLLDIVSRQIEIAINNARFTESLIASEKALEEKINTLSKKESYERIIYTVAGMVHSSVDFDEVLRLTIDSLRQNIKNADFIAVFFVEGNEAVMKAEYGYGENFIRKIEKIPYPRGLTWRTIIEGRTRFVPDTSEDDAIGPAGRQWGLKSYISMPIKTVGNTIGCVTLGSKSVNAFDRDELSLLESVAEQIAVALLNAKYVTEIESNERRLKALVGSVDEIVFEMDENGTYLGIWTENEELLIRPKSELLGRRISDFFDEDFTSMFLEAIRRVLGNRKSEVVEYKLFINGGERSFRARVNPIFASGTEPGTVSMLARDVTESKALETQLLRSQRLESVGKLAGGIAHDLNNILQPILMSIQLLNTRITDEKSRSWLEILDRSAQRGADLIRQILSFARGLESKKQPFDLKYLVKDVQKIVDETFPKFITLHTEIEDSVPSVYGDYTQLNQVLMNLLVNARDAMPEGGDLGIAVKSITAGEERTPVFLKTDYRQYIVIEISDNGVGIPSEYMDRIFDPFFTTKEQDKGTGLGLSTVYGIVKDHDGYINVESQVGKGTTFTIYLPVIHSEDAALTVDELYPNTPSGNGEVILVVDDESMITDMARTILEEYDYKVLVAHNGEEATRVFDTHKDEIYAAIVDMMMPVMGGKATIRILKRERPSLKVIATSGYQREHELVDLKDAEVDAFLPKPFNAETLLQTLNDVMN comes from the coding sequence ATGAAGAACCAGAACTACGCCGAGTTAATGAAAAAGACCAAGAAAGAGCTCGTCGATCAGATAGAGCTCCTCTACAGGCACAACTTCGAGCTCCATTCCGCGATCGAGGAAAAGGAGAGACATTTCGAGAGCCTGAAGCACCTGGGCGCAATTCTCGACGATTCCGTTTTCGAGATATTCATGCTGGACAGGAAGACACTCGGGTTCATATACGCGAACAGGAAGGCGAGGGAGAACCTCGGATATACGGCGGGCGAGCTCGCGGGCCTTACGGTGCACGACCTGAAAAAGCATTTCGGCGACGGGGAGCTCCCCAGAATGGCCGAGCCGCTGATCGGGGAACAAACGGACAAGATCGAATACACGGCTTACCACGCGAGGAAAGACGGGACTCTTTACCCGGTGGAAGTCCACCTGCAGAACTCCACTTTCAACAAGGCCCCCGTCCTAGTCGCCCTTATACTCGACATAACGAAGCGGACCAGGACAGAAGAGAGGCTAAAGGAGACGCTCAGCCAGCTCTCGAAGATAAACAGGTACGAGACCGTCATCGGTATAGTCACGCGGACTGTGCACAACTCGGTAAACCTTAAAACGGTGCTCGAGAACTCGGTGCAGGCGATTTACCAGAACATGGACGTCGCGAAGTACGTGGCAATTTTTCTCGTCGAGGGCACGGAGGCAGTGCTCCACGCGCAGAGGGGCCTTCCCGAGTGGTTCGCCGGGAGGGTCGCGAGGATACAGTATCCGGCGGGGACCACGTGGAGGACGATAATACAGGGGAAGACGGAGTACGTTCCCGACACGGAAGCGGGCGAGCACCTCGGCCGGGCGGGACTCGAGCTCGGCATAAGGAGCTACGTCTCCATACCGCTCAAGAACGACGGGAAGGTGGTGGGCGTCATAAACATATTCACGGACGTGAAGAACTCCTTCAGGGCGGACGAGTTGAGACTCCTCGACATAGTATCGAGACAGATAGAGATCGCGATAAACAACGCGAGGTTCACGGAATCCCTCATCGCCTCGGAGAAGGCGCTCGAGGAAAAGATAAACACGCTTTCAAAGAAGGAGAGCTACGAAAGGATAATCTATACGGTCGCCGGCATGGTCCACAGCTCGGTCGATTTCGACGAGGTGCTGCGGCTCACGATCGACAGCCTCAGGCAGAATATCAAGAACGCGGACTTCATCGCGGTCTTCTTCGTCGAGGGGAACGAGGCGGTGATGAAAGCCGAATACGGCTACGGCGAGAACTTCATCAGGAAGATCGAAAAAATACCCTACCCGAGGGGGCTCACGTGGAGGACGATAATCGAGGGCAGGACCCGGTTCGTGCCGGATACGTCTGAGGACGACGCGATAGGCCCGGCGGGGAGGCAGTGGGGGCTCAAGAGCTATATCTCGATGCCGATAAAGACGGTCGGGAACACGATCGGATGCGTCACGCTGGGATCTAAGAGCGTGAACGCGTTTGACCGCGACGAGCTCTCGCTCCTCGAATCAGTGGCCGAGCAGATAGCCGTAGCTCTCCTGAACGCGAAATACGTCACCGAGATCGAATCGAACGAGAGGAGGCTCAAGGCTCTCGTCGGCTCGGTCGACGAGATAGTGTTCGAAATGGACGAGAACGGCACGTACCTGGGCATCTGGACCGAGAACGAGGAGCTGCTCATAAGACCCAAGAGCGAGCTCCTGGGCAGGCGAATCTCCGACTTTTTCGACGAGGACTTTACCAGCATGTTCCTCGAAGCGATCCGCCGCGTGCTGGGAAACCGCAAATCGGAGGTCGTCGAATATAAACTGTTCATCAACGGCGGGGAGAGGTCGTTCAGGGCGCGCGTGAACCCGATCTTCGCCTCGGGCACTGAGCCGGGGACCGTGTCCATGCTCGCGAGGGACGTTACCGAGAGCAAGGCGCTCGAGACGCAGCTCCTCAGGTCGCAGAGGCTCGAGAGCGTGGGCAAGCTCGCGGGCGGCATAGCGCACGACCTCAACAACATACTCCAGCCGATTCTCATGTCCATACAGCTCCTCAATACGAGGATTACGGACGAGAAGAGCCGGAGCTGGCTCGAGATACTCGACCGGAGCGCCCAGAGGGGCGCAGACCTCATCAGGCAGATACTGTCGTTCGCGAGGGGGCTCGAATCGAAGAAGCAGCCCTTCGATTTGAAATACCTCGTCAAGGACGTGCAGAAGATAGTCGACGAGACGTTCCCCAAGTTCATCACCCTGCACACGGAGATCGAGGACAGCGTGCCGTCCGTCTACGGGGATTACACGCAGCTAAACCAGGTGCTGATGAACCTCTTGGTAAACGCCAGGGACGCGATGCCCGAGGGAGGCGACCTCGGGATCGCCGTCAAGAGCATAACGGCCGGGGAAGAGCGGACCCCCGTATTCCTGAAAACCGATTACAGGCAGTACATCGTCATCGAAATATCCGACAACGGCGTGGGCATCCCCAGCGAGTACATGGACAGGATCTTCGACCCGTTCTTCACGACGAAAGAGCAGGACAAGGGGACGGGCCTCGGCCTCTCGACCGTGTACGGCATAGTCAAGGACCACGACGGGTACATAAACGTCGAGAGCCAGGTCGGGAAAGGGACGACGTTCACGATCTATCTGCCGGTAATTCACTCTGAAGACGCCGCGCTCACGGTCGATGAGCTCTATCCGAACACGCCTTCCGGGAACGGGGAGGTGATACTCGTCGTCGACGACGAGAGCATGATTACGGACATGGCTAGGACGATATTGGAAGAATACGACTACAAGGTGCTGGTCGCGCACAACGGCGAGGAGGCGACCAGGGTATTCGACACGCACAAGGACGAGATATACGCCGCTATAGTCGACATGATGATGCCCGTCATGGGGGGGAAGGCCACTATCCGGATACTGAAACGGGAGAGGCCTTCACTCAAGGTGATCGCCACGAGCGGATACCAGCGCGAGCACGAGCTCGTAGACCTGAAAGACGCCGAGGTCGACGCATTCCTGCCTAAACCGTTTAACGCAGAGACGCTTCTTCAGACGCTAAATGATGTGATGAATTGA
- a CDS encoding MarR family winged helix-turn-helix transcriptional regulator has product MKKRTEPRNGNGHAKFENLKLAECLDCVCYEFRKTARFVINYYDTALRDADLKSNQFIILVAVAYLKSPNFKTLAEFVGIDQSTLARNLTTVENQKLVSVRTGKNRREKLITLTKKGEQKIVKSFPLWKMAQGRLVGGLGSERWKNIQKELTDVVSVTKELG; this is encoded by the coding sequence ATGAAGAAAAGGACCGAACCTAGGAACGGGAACGGACACGCGAAGTTCGAGAACCTCAAGCTCGCCGAATGCCTCGACTGCGTATGCTATGAATTCAGGAAGACAGCGCGCTTCGTCATAAACTATTATGACACGGCGCTCAGGGACGCGGACCTCAAGAGCAACCAGTTCATAATACTGGTGGCCGTGGCGTATCTCAAATCGCCCAATTTCAAGACTCTGGCGGAGTTCGTAGGGATCGACCAGAGCACCCTCGCGCGGAACCTCACCACTGTCGAGAATCAGAAGCTCGTAAGCGTAAGGACCGGAAAGAACCGGAGGGAAAAGCTCATAACCCTTACGAAGAAGGGCGAGCAGAAGATCGTGAAGTCGTTCCCGCTTTGGAAAATGGCTCAGGGACGCCTCGTCGGCGGGCTCGGAAGCGAGCGCTGGAAGAATATCCAGAAAGAGCTCACGGACGTCGTAAGCGTAACCAAAGAGCTCGGCTGA
- a CDS encoding mechanosensitive ion channel family protein — translation MFSNIIDKFYDPAFAEKAFGWLVTSGARILIIAAGAYVFMRIVNGAIGRFEKAVSGRRAGYASAVDTEKRVRTLTALLRSIVFVLVLGVAVVMVLKELGMDIAPIIAGAGILGLAVSFGAQNLVRDIISGFFIIFEDQVRVGDAAVINGKPGTVEEIKFRTIAIRDLDGTLHIFPNGSITQLSNQSRDWSRYIVDVRVAYGENLDYVIGTLREIGKGLAGDKNYESLILEPMDVLGVDSFGPSEVVVRCMLKTLPQKQWGAGRELRKRIISGLIDRGIEIPYQNVSVFPGRRDGTFGVRIEGGGGDAAAGA, via the coding sequence ATGTTCTCAAACATTATCGATAAGTTCTACGACCCCGCTTTCGCCGAAAAGGCATTCGGATGGCTCGTCACGTCGGGGGCGAGGATACTGATAATCGCCGCGGGAGCGTACGTGTTCATGAGGATAGTAAACGGAGCGATCGGAAGGTTCGAGAAGGCCGTCTCGGGAAGGCGCGCGGGATACGCGAGCGCGGTCGATACGGAAAAGCGGGTGAGGACTCTCACTGCTCTGCTCAGGAGCATTGTCTTCGTGCTCGTCCTCGGGGTGGCTGTCGTCATGGTGCTCAAGGAGCTCGGCATGGACATAGCGCCCATTATAGCCGGGGCCGGCATACTCGGCCTCGCCGTGAGCTTCGGCGCCCAGAACCTGGTGCGGGACATCATAAGCGGGTTCTTCATCATATTCGAGGACCAGGTGAGGGTCGGGGACGCGGCGGTGATAAACGGGAAGCCGGGAACGGTCGAGGAGATAAAGTTCAGGACCATAGCCATCAGGGACCTCGACGGCACGCTCCACATATTCCCCAACGGCTCTATCACGCAGTTATCCAACCAGAGCAGGGACTGGTCGAGGTACATTGTGGACGTGAGAGTCGCATACGGGGAGAACCTCGACTACGTAATCGGGACACTGAGAGAGATCGGGAAGGGCCTCGCAGGGGACAAGAATTACGAATCCCTCATACTCGAGCCTATGGACGTCCTCGGCGTCGACAGCTTCGGCCCATCGGAGGTCGTCGTAAGGTGCATGCTCAAGACCCTTCCCCAGAAGCAGTGGGGGGCAGGCAGGGAGCTCAGGAAGAGGATAATAAGCGGCCTCATCGACAGGGGAATAGAGATACCGTACCAGAACGTGAGCGTCTTCCCGGGAAGGAGGGACGGGACCTTCGGAGTGAGGATCGAGGGGGGCGGCGGGGACGCCGCGGCGGGGGCGTGA